The Winogradskyella schleiferi genome has a window encoding:
- a CDS encoding pectate lyase family protein yields MIEKRHLGLITLLLFSSIIYGQHLAFPSAEGFGRYTTGGRGGFVYIVTNLNDSGEGSLRKGILKKGARIIIFDISGTIELKSNLDINRGDLSILGQTAPCGGITIKGFPVTIKSDNVILRYIRFRMGDINGIEGDALGCRDTNNVIIDHCSISWGTDENASFYNNKNFTLQWCIISEALNKSIHEKGAHGYGGIWGGVKASFHHNLIVSNNSRNPRFSGSKTTENSENEFVDFRNNVIYNWGENSIYGGENGSYNMVNNYFKSGPATTSSKLDRIVSPSEPYGKFYVDGNIVFNHTNITLDNWNGGVQCDNPELAKLDKSLDISNNIQTTNAEDAFIEVLKSAGVNINRDSVDKRVIRNTKKGNADYKNGIIDSQEDVNGWPVIKPKQGLKDTDNDGIPNKWERKLKLNLNKKDAHLNHINEHYSNIEVYANALLD; encoded by the coding sequence ATGATTGAAAAACGACACTTAGGCTTAATAACTTTACTATTATTTTCTAGCATAATATATGGCCAGCACTTGGCTTTTCCTTCGGCTGAAGGTTTTGGCCGCTATACTACTGGAGGTAGAGGTGGTTTTGTTTATATAGTTACGAACCTAAATGATAGTGGAGAAGGAAGTTTGAGAAAAGGCATTTTAAAAAAAGGAGCTAGAATCATTATATTTGATATCTCTGGAACCATTGAATTAAAGTCGAATTTAGATATTAACAGAGGCGATTTAAGCATTCTAGGACAAACAGCGCCTTGTGGAGGAATCACGATTAAAGGATTTCCTGTAACCATTAAATCTGATAATGTTATATTAAGATATATACGTTTTAGAATGGGAGATATCAACGGCATTGAAGGCGATGCGCTTGGATGTAGAGACACCAATAACGTAATTATAGATCATTGTTCTATAAGTTGGGGAACCGATGAAAATGCCTCATTCTACAATAATAAAAACTTTACCTTACAATGGTGTATTATTTCTGAAGCTCTAAACAAGTCTATTCATGAAAAAGGCGCACATGGTTATGGCGGTATTTGGGGAGGCGTAAAAGCTTCTTTTCATCATAATTTAATAGTGAGCAACAATAGTAGAAATCCAAGATTTAGTGGCTCTAAAACCACAGAAAATTCTGAAAATGAATTTGTGGATTTTAGAAACAATGTCATTTATAATTGGGGTGAAAACAGTATCTATGGAGGTGAAAATGGTAGTTACAATATGGTTAATAATTACTTCAAATCTGGACCTGCTACAACCTCCTCTAAACTTGATAGAATTGTTAGTCCTTCAGAACCTTATGGCAAATTTTATGTGGATGGAAATATTGTTTTTAATCATACTAATATCACTTTAGATAATTGGAATGGTGGCGTACAATGCGATAATCCAGAACTAGCGAAATTAGATAAGTCTTTGGATATTTCAAATAATATTCAAACTACAAATGCTGAAGATGCGTTTATTGAAGTCTTAAAAAGTGCGGGAGTTAATATTAATAGGGATTCCGTTGATAAACGAGTTATAAGAAATACTAAAAAAGGAAACGCAGATTATAAAAATGGAATTATAGACTCTCAAGAAGATGTCAATGGTTGGCCAGTTATAAAGCCAAAACAAGGTTTAAAAGACACCGATAATGATGGCATACCCAATAAATGGGAGCGTAAATTGAAATTAAACCTTAACAAAAAAGATGCTCATCTAAATCATATAAATGAGCATTATTCTAATATTGAAGTCTATGCAAATGCACTACTAGACTAA
- a CDS encoding DUF5123 domain-containing protein, translating to MMKAKHILKSMIVVLTLLLSFSGCESPDQVIEEISISREFAPVGLQAFVRNQVFVELQWDSNPDVDNYLVELSEDSSFSSIAQSENVASSDVPVLIEMSQETFYYIRVQALSSRGLDPSTYATTTAETLTEQIFYPIEPGDILATEATFRWLPNSTVTELFLVPGDISYTLSAQEIANGEATVPGLTGETDYTVQIRNNATIRGVLNFTTGIDIGTGILVTPTDDIFQMVADALPGDVLVLEQGDYTAQIGTIVIDKPLTIRGLLSFDKPLLKVSFSVITGATDVSLIDLDLTGDADTDLTDTVRYSAAGNYNSLLVSGCNIHDYNRSFIAGNEIDAIVQSITVENCVVTNILTSGGDFFDFRSSDVLNVTFSTSTFNNCAPSRDFFRIDDSGTSTQTGLVCNILIDSCTLYACSNNSSRRILYVRFQDNDITVNNTLITDTESEGYSDQSRTDEFIDFSNNNYFNAPTMYDPSVPRYDNSTSYTTLDPGYTDALNGDFTLSTQSLIDNQVGDPRWR from the coding sequence ATGATGAAAGCAAAACATATATTAAAATCCATGATAGTAGTCCTGACTTTACTATTATCATTTTCCGGATGTGAAAGCCCTGATCAAGTCATTGAAGAGATTAGCATAAGCCGTGAATTCGCACCTGTTGGATTGCAGGCTTTTGTAAGAAACCAAGTTTTTGTAGAACTACAATGGGACTCCAACCCAGATGTGGATAACTACTTAGTTGAATTAAGTGAGGATTCATCATTTTCTTCAATAGCTCAATCTGAGAATGTAGCGTCAAGCGATGTACCTGTGCTAATAGAAATGTCACAAGAAACGTTTTACTACATTAGAGTACAAGCACTTAGTTCTAGAGGCTTAGATCCTTCTACATATGCAACTACTACGGCAGAAACATTAACGGAGCAAATTTTCTATCCTATAGAGCCAGGAGATATCTTAGCGACTGAAGCAACATTCAGATGGTTACCAAACAGTACCGTAACAGAATTATTTCTAGTACCAGGCGATATTTCCTATACGCTGTCTGCTCAAGAAATTGCAAATGGCGAAGCGACGGTACCTGGTCTTACGGGTGAAACAGATTATACAGTTCAAATACGTAACAATGCCACAATTAGAGGTGTCTTAAACTTTACCACTGGAATTGACATAGGAACAGGCATTTTAGTGACACCAACAGACGATATATTTCAAATGGTTGCAGATGCTCTTCCAGGTGATGTTTTAGTATTGGAACAGGGTGATTATACGGCTCAAATTGGTACTATAGTCATTGACAAACCTTTAACGATTAGAGGTTTATTGAGCTTTGACAAACCGCTTTTAAAAGTTAGTTTCTCTGTTATCACTGGTGCAACCGACGTAAGTTTAATTGACCTAGACTTAACAGGTGATGCTGATACAGATTTAACTGATACTGTAAGATATTCTGCAGCAGGAAACTACAACTCTTTATTGGTAAGTGGTTGTAACATCCACGATTATAATAGATCTTTTATTGCTGGAAATGAAATTGATGCTATTGTTCAATCTATAACCGTTGAAAATTGTGTTGTGACTAATATTCTTACAAGTGGTGGTGATTTCTTTGACTTTAGAAGTTCTGATGTTCTCAATGTTACATTTTCCACAAGCACATTCAACAACTGCGCACCTAGTAGGGATTTCTTTAGAATAGATGATTCAGGTACCTCTACGCAAACAGGTTTGGTTTGTAATATATTGATAGATAGCTGTACACTTTACGCTTGTTCAAACAATTCAAGTAGAAGAATACTTTATGTTAGATTTCAAGATAACGATATAACTGTGAATAATACATTAATAACGGATACAGAGTCGGAAGGTTATTCTGATCAAAGCAGAACCGACGAGTTTATTGATTTTAGTAATAACAATTATTTTAATGCACCAACAATGTATGACCCATCAGTTCCAAGATATGATAACTCGACGTCATATACCACCTTAGATCCAGGATATACTGATGCATTAAATGGAGATTTTACGTTATCTACCCAATCGTTGATTGACAACCAAGTTGGAGATCCACGTTGGAGATAA